The Phycisphaerae bacterium genome has a segment encoding these proteins:
- a CDS encoding biopolymer transporter ExbD: MSSRSADFDVDRILAGAREAGRSTGRNRPGPLDRPHRRTGLVAITLNLTPMIDVVFLLLLFFLTASRFGSNEGMLPANLPARSAAVSTEIPRTPIRVRFVAQPNQPDRCNVTIERFNEAPLPLAELGPSLRKIQEQPGFDADTPVHLMAGNDIRWDHVVNAYNAALAAGYAKVYFAATR, translated from the coding sequence ATGAGCAGCCGCAGTGCTGATTTTGACGTCGATCGCATTCTCGCGGGCGCGCGCGAGGCGGGCCGTTCCACGGGTCGCAACCGACCGGGACCGCTTGACAGACCCCACCGGCGGACGGGCCTGGTCGCCATCACGCTCAATCTTACACCGATGATCGACGTGGTGTTCCTGTTGTTGTTGTTCTTCCTGACCGCCAGTCGCTTCGGGTCAAACGAGGGTATGCTGCCGGCCAATCTGCCGGCCCGCAGTGCCGCGGTTTCCACGGAGATTCCCCGGACGCCGATTCGCGTGCGTTTCGTGGCCCAGCCGAACCAGCCGGACCGGTGCAACGTGACGATCGAGCGATTCAACGAGGCGCCGCTGCCTCTGGCCGAATTGGGGCCATCGCTGCGCAAGATCCAGGAGCAGCCGGGCTTCGACGCCGACACACCCGTGCATCTCATGGCAGGCAACGACATCCGATGGGATCACGTGGTCAACGCCTACAACGCCGCGTTGGCGGCCGGTTATGCAAAGGTCTATTTTGCCGCGACGCGATGA